The genomic window GCGCGGTCGAGCAGGCGCTCGACGAGGGCCCAGCCACCCCCGGGCTCGCCGAGCGGCTCGGCGGCGGCGGCATCGAAAACCAGGCGCGCGTGCGAGCGGGTCGGATCGACGGTCTCGACCCGCGTACGGGTGATGCCCGCGCCGTCGAGCGGCACCACGTAGAGCGAGACGGCGGCGGCGCCACCCTCCGGCCGGGCCGCGACGATGGCGAAGTCAGCCACGTCACCGTCCGCAACCGGCAGCTTGGCGCCGCTGAGACGGTGGCCGCGCGCGACGGTCTCGAGGTTGCCGGGATGGGGCGCGCGCGGTCCCTCGGCCAGGGCCAGACAGCCGATCGCTTCGCCCAGCGCGAGGCGTGGCAGCCACCGCTGCTTCTGCTCGGCGCTCCCCGCGAGCAGCAGCGCCTCGGTGGCGAGATAGACGGACGACGAGAACGGCGTGGGGGCGAGGCTTCGCCCCAGCTCCTCGGCGAGCACGCACAGCTCGAGATACCCGAAGCCAGCGCCGCCGTACGACTCGGGGATGGCGGTGCCGGTCCAGGCGAGCTCGCCCATGCCGCGCCACAGCTCGCGGTCGAACGGCTCGTCGGACTCGAGGATGCGCCGGACCCGCGCGGGCGCCGCGCGGTCGGACAGGAACTTGCGCGCCTGATCGCGCAGGGCCTGCTGCTCGTCCGAGAAGGCGAAGTTCATTAGCCGAGTGTTTCGCGGAAGAAGTCCAGGGTGCGCTGGCGGGCCAGCTTCGCGCTCTCCGCGTGATAGCTGCCGCGCTCGTCGCAATTGAAGCCGTGGCCCGCGGGGTAGACGTGGGCAGGCACGGTCGGATGCGCTTTCTTCACCGTCTCCCAGTGGTCGGGCGGGATGGAGGCGTCGGTCTCGCCCCAGTGGATGAGCACCGGGCACTTCGGCCGCTCCGCCGCGGACGCCGCGATGCCGCCGCCGTAGTAGCACACCGCCGCGGCGACGCCGTCGATGCGCGTGGCGGCGAGCCAGGCGAGCGTGCCGCCGAGGCAGTAGCCGACCACCCCGACCTTGAGCCCTTCGGCCTGCAGCGCCTTCACGGCCGAGCGCACGTCTGCGACCATGTCGTCCAGCTGGATTTTCCCGCGCGTGGCGCGGCCGGTCTCCACGTCCGACGAGGCATAGCCGATCTCGAAGTCGCGCTGCACCCGGTCGAAGATCGCCGGGGCCAGTGAGAGATAGCCCTCGGCGGCGAAC from Candidatus Methylomirabilota bacterium includes these protein-coding regions:
- a CDS encoding acyl-CoA dehydrogenase family protein translates to MNFAFSDEQQALRDQARKFLSDRAAPARVRRILESDEPFDRELWRGMGELAWTGTAIPESYGGAGFGYLELCVLAEELGRSLAPTPFSSSVYLATEALLLAGSAEQKQRWLPRLALGEAIGCLALAEGPRAPHPGNLETVARGHRLSGAKLPVADGDVADFAIVAARPEGGAAAVSLYVVPLDGAGITRTRVETVDPTRSHARLVFDAAAAEPLGEPGGGWALVERLLDRAAVLFAFEQVGGAQAALDMARDYALGRFAFGRPIGSFQAIKHKLADVYVALELARSNAYYGAWALSTDAPALPVAAAAARVAASEAFYLAAKENIQTHGGMGFTWEFDCHMYYRRAKLLALAIGSTPRWKDRLIARLEARAGA
- a CDS encoding dienelactone hydrolase family protein, whose amino-acid sequence is MGTSITLTAEDSHRLAGYRAEPAGKPRAGVVVIQEIFGVNQHIRKVTDGFAAEGYLSLAPAIFDRVQRDFEIGYASSDVETGRATRGKIQLDDMVADVRSAVKALQAEGLKVGVVGYCLGGTLAWLAATRIDGVAAAVCYYGGGIAASAAERPKCPVLIHWGETDASIPPDHWETVKKAHPTVPAHVYPAGHGFNCDERGSYHAESAKLARQRTLDFFRETLG